The Daucus carota subsp. sativus chromosome 2, DH1 v3.0, whole genome shotgun sequence genome includes a window with the following:
- the LOC108207894 gene encoding ATPase GET3A-like produces ITSCRLVQTMDYSIIVFDTAPTGHTLRLLQCPSTLEKGLGQLMSLKNKFGGMLGQMTRLFGVGDEFGEDAILGRIEGMKDIIQQVNKQFRDPDLTTFVCICIPEFLSLYETERLVQELSKFEIDTHNIIINQVLFDDEVVESKLLNARMKMQQKYLDQFYMLYDDFHITKLPLLPEEVCGVDALKDFSRNFLSAYKPAVTRGTIEELEGRVSTLAQQLKDAEAELEKLKKG; encoded by the exons ATTACTTCTTGCAGATTGGTGCAAACAATGGACTACTCTATAATAGTATTTGATACAGCTCCCACTGGTCATACTCTCCGGCTGTTGCAATGTCCTTCAACATTGGAAAAGGGTCTTGGGCAGTTGATGAGCTTAAAGAATAAATTTGGCGGGATGTTAGGTCAG ATGACTCGTCTCTTTGGCGTGGGTGATGAGTTTGGTGAGGATGCAATTCTTGGAAGGATTGAGGGCATGAAGGATATAATTCAACAAGTGAACAAACAATTTAGGGATCCA GATTTGACAACTTTTGTCTGTATATGCATTCCGGAGTTTCTCTCTCTATATGAAACAGAAAGACTGGTGCAAGAACTCAGTAAATTTGAGATAGATACACATAATATTATCATCAATCAAGTACTTTTTGATGACGAAG TTGTTGAGTCGAAGCTGCTAAATGCTAGAATGAAGATGCAACAGAAGTACCTCGATCAATTCTACATGTTATATGATGACTTCCATATTACTAAGTTGCCATTGCTGCCAGAAGAG GTCTGTGGTGTTGATGCTCTGAAAGATTTCTCTCGCAATTTTTTATCAGCATACAAACCTGCCGTTACTAGAGGCACTATCGAAGAGCTGGAAGGGAGAGTATCAACACTAGCACAACAGTTGAAAGACGCTGAAGCAGAACTAGAAAAACTAAAGAAAGGGTAA
- the LOC135150878 gene encoding uncharacterized protein LOC135150878: MTDLAISQSEFELYDGDEDDEVILFRPTLSEKRHDEISELVPPGEVVNGMNAFSDETQLYSAPLSAFEVGLHQNSAFSSGPQAPMPVTAFSSGRQSPLPVPNFVSQQMQPNQTSSSSRNQHDFLAKDLEGWSLVESGRVIDLRMQNDMKVSNVASLSLPVQQFISPGYTGIYSQAVGP; this comes from the coding sequence ATGACAGATTTGGCAATTAGCCAGTCAGAGTTTGAGTTATATGATGGTGACGAGGATGACGAAGTGATTTTATTTAGGCCAACATTGAGTGAGAAGCGTCATGATGAAATATCTGAATTGGTCCCGCCAGGGGAAGTGGTAAATGGGATGAATGCTTTCTCAGATGAAACTCAGCTTTATAGTGCTCCTCTTTCAGCTTTTGAAGTCGGTCTGCACCAGAATTCTGCTTTTTCTTCAGGTCCACAGGCACCAATGCCTGTTACTGCTTTTTCTTCTGGTCGACAGTCACCTTTGCCTGTTCCTAATTTTGTGTCTCAACAAATGCAACCAAATCAGACCAGTTCTAGCTCCAGGAACCAACATGATTTTCTTGCGAAAGACTTGGAAGGTTGGAGCTTGGTGGAAAGTGGTCGTGTGATTGATCTCAGGATGCAGAATGATATGAAAGTGTCTAATGTTGCTTCGTTATCTCTTCCCGTGCAGCAATTTATCAGTCCTGGTTATACAGGTATATATTCTCAGGCAGTAGGCCCGTGA
- the LOC108209496 gene encoding MADS-box protein SOC1-like isoform X2 — MVRGKTQMRRIENATSRQVTFSKRRNGLLKKAFELSVLCDAEVALIIFSPRGKLHEFASSSMHETIERYRKHTKDVQSNNTPVVQNMQHLEHETATLAKKIELLEVSKRKLLGEGLGSCSITELQQIEQQLEKSVSTVRARKMQVFKEQIEQLKEKEKNLAADNAMLLAKCEVQPRQESPEDGGNITSTTETSENSDVETKLFIGPPEKRFKRIMEK; from the exons ATGGTGAGGGGGAAGACTCAGATGAGGCGTATAGAGAACGCGACAAGCAGGCAAGTGACTTTTTCCAAGAGGAGAAATGGATTGTTGAAGAAGGCCTTCGAGCTTTCTGTTCTTTGTGATGCTGAAGTTGCTTTGATTATCTTCTCCCCTAGAGGCAAGCTCCATGAATTTGCCAGCTCAAG CATGCATGAGACCATCGAACGATACCGCAAACACACTAAGGATGTTCAAAGTAACAACACGCCTGTGGTGCAAAACATGCAG CATCTAGAGCATGAAACAGCAACTTTGGCAAAGAAGATAGAGCTTCTTGAAGTTTCAAAGAG GAAACTATTGGGAGAAGGTTTGGGATCGTGTTCCATTACGGAACTGCAACAGATAGAACAGCAGCTGGAGAAGAGTGTGAGCACTGTTCGAGCCAGAAAG ATGCAGGTCTTCAAAGAGCAGATCGAACAACTAAAAGAAAAG GAGAAGAATCTTGCAGCAGATAATGCAATGCTGCTTGCCAAG TGTGAAGTTCAACCGCGACAAGAATCGCCAGAAGACGGAGGAAACATAACATCCACAACAGAAACCAGCGAGAACTCAGACGTGGAGACTAAGCTGTTCATCGGACCTCCAGAAAAGAGATTCAAGCGCATTATGGAGAAATGA